The genomic region ATACCGACACTGACCGTGATAACCCCCTACCCCGGCGCCGGGCCGGCCGACATAGAAACGACCGTGTCAAAGGTCATCGAGGACGCGGTCGCAACTGTGCCCAATATAGACAAGATCACTTCTGACAGCATTGAAAACCTCTCTACCGTGACCATTTCTTTCAAATGGGGTTCGGACCTTGACAGCGCCTCCGCCGATGTCAGGGACAAGATGGACCTGGCCAGGTCCAAACTGCCCAGGGATGTCCAGCCGTCCACGATCTTCAAATTTGACCTGTCGCAGATCCCTGTCCTGGTAATGGGGATCTCCGCCGAGGAGTCCTACACATCGCTTTACGAGATAGCGGACAAAAAGATCTCCCCCGCCCTTAAAAAGATACAGGGAGTGGGCACCGTCAACATCCTTGGCGGGTTAAAGAGACAGATCAATGTTGAGGTTGACAGGGCGCGCCTGGAAGCCTACAAGCTGTCAATGCCGCAGGTTAACGCCGCTCTTGCAGGCGCCAACCTCTCCATACCCGCGGGCAATATCAAGACCGAGCAGATACAGTACGGCATAAGGCTGCCTAACGAATTCACTAAAGTATCCCAGATAGAAAAGATCGTGGCAGGCTCTTACAACGGACGGGACATCTATCTTTCCGACATCGCAGCAGTATCCGATTCCTTTGCCGAGCCAGAGAGTTCAACCGAGGTCAACGGCAGGCCGGGCATAATGCTCCAGATACAGAAGCAATCAGGGGCTAACACGGTGCAAGTAGTGGAGGCCTGTAAAAAAGAGTTCGAGAACCTGAAAAATGAGCTTCCGGAGGATGTTGAGATAGTCTATATAAGGGACAACGCTGAGTCCATAGTCCAGCAATTAAGCGAGCTGGGAATGACCCTGGTCTGGGCGTTCCTTTTTGTGATGCTGACGGTCCTTCTGTTCCTGCGCAATACCAGGGGTTCCCTGATAATCTCGGCCTCCATACCGTTCTCTCTGATAGCCGCGGTTATTTACATGTTTGTGGTTGGGAACACCATCAACATCATTTCGCTGGCTTCTATAATCATCTCCATCGGCGTTGTCGTGGACGACGCGATAGTGGTGCTTGAGAACATCTACCGCCACAGGGACAAAAAAAGAGAGGCTCCTAAAGAAGCCTCTATCTATGGAACAGGCGAGGTGGCGGGAGCCGTACTTGCGGCAACTACCACTAACCTTGTCATCTTCTTGCCGCTCCTTCTTGTATCGGGCTTTATCGGCATTTTCTTCAGACAGTTGGCAATGATAAGCATTGTTATAATCTCAATGTCGTATGTGACAGCGGTCTCCCTAACCCCGATGCTCTGCTCCAGGCTTCTGGAGGTAAAAAAGGACAAAAAGTCCTCCGGCGGGTTTTTTGAAGACCTTTTCAACAAGAGCGAAAAGACTTTCCTTGCCATAGAAGATAATTACAAGAGGCTGCTTGGCTGGGCGCTTAATAAAAAGGGCAAGATCATCGCTGCCTGCGCCGCCATCTTTTTCCTCAGCCTGCCGCTGTTTTATTTTACCGGAGTGGAATTCTTTCCTGACGAGGACGACGGGTTCTTTTCCGCCACGGTTTCCCTGCCTCCCGGGGTAAAACTGGAACAGACCTATAAGGCCATGAAAAAGATCGAGGACAGGATCAAAAAAGAAATGCCCGAGATGCAGTATGTCCTTGTCAGTGCCGGTTCCAGCCAGTCGATGGCCTTCGGCACAAAATCGGGGCCTAATTACGGAAGGGTCTTCGTAAAAGTTATCCCGCTTAACAAAAGGAAAAGGAACGAGAAGCAGCTGCAGAGGCAGGTGGTTGACATCGGGCTTTCCATCCCGGGAGTTAAGTCCGTGGATTTTGATTCCACCGGAGCAAATTCCCTTTCTGGGAGCACAAAGCCGATAACTGTCGAACTGTACGGATCCGATTTCGAAGCCCTTGATCCTTTTGCCGAGACCCTGTTGGAAAAAGTGTCGCTTATTCCGGGGGTGGTAGATCCTTCCGTTTCAAGAGAAAAGTCTAATCCGGAGTATTCTGTGGTCGTGGACAGGGACAAGGCCTCGGACCTGGGGCTAAGCGTTGCAGAGATCGGCTCTTACGCAAGAAGCTATTTGTACGGAACCATTGCCACAAAGTACAGAGAAGGCTCGGACGAATACGATATCTTCTCGCGCTTCAGGGAAAAGGACCGCAAATTTCTTTCGGACATTAAGAACGTCCCGATAACCACCCGGCTGGGCAAAAAGGTAACTTTGGGGAATCTGGCAAAGATAGAGCTCAAAAGCGGTCCCCAGGTCATACAGAGAAAGAACCAGCAAAGGATAGTGAAGGTGGGAGCCGACAACTTCGGCAGGTCGCTCGGGGATATAACGGGAGATATAAACAGGCTCCTGCAAAGGCTTCCCGCGCCGCAGGGCATCAGCGTCAAGATAGCCGGCAGTTCGCAGGACATAAGCGACAGCTTCAAAAGCCTTTTCACCGCCCTTCTTCTGGGCATCTGCCTCATCTATCTTGTGATGGTGGCCCAGTTCGAGTCCTTTCTGAAGCCGTTCTTCATCATGTTCTCAATACCTTTTGCCATCATAGGGGTGGTGTGGGCCCTGTTCCTCACGGGGAATCCCTTTGGCGTGATGCCGTTCATAGGCTTGATCCTTGTAACCGGCATATCAGTAAAGAACACCATAGTGCTGGTGGATTATATAAATATACTCCAGGAACGCGGAAAGGAAATAAAAGAGGCCGTGCTTGAAGCCGGAAGGACCAGGCTGCGGCCTATACTAATGACCTCCTTAACCACCGCTCTTGGGCTTATGCCGATCATTTTCGGCACCGGCGAGGGCTCCGGGTTCTGGAAGACCATGGCAATATCAGTCGTAGGAGGATTATCGGTGTCCCTTGTCATAAGCCTTATATTTGTCCCGACACTTTATTATATGTCAGAAAAAGGAAGGGCAGAGCGGTCCCTCTGCGGAAAGGAAGAAAGATGAAAGCCCTTTTGATAATCTTTGCCCCTGCTATCGAGTGCGAAGTGATGGGGTGCCTTGAAAAGGCACAAGTAAAAAAATATACCAGGCTGCCCTATCTGCAGGGCGTGGGAGGACACTCCGAACCCCGCCTGGACACCCAGGTCTGGCCGGGCTCCAACAGCGCTCTTCTGGTGGTATCAGAAAACGCATCCTGCGACAAACTCGCCAACCTGCTAAAGCCCCTGAAACAACAGGAGCTGGAGGAAGGGCTTAAGGTCTTTGCCTTTCCGGTGGAGGAGATAATATGAAAAAGCTCTGCTCCATACTGGCACTAGTTCTATTTTTAGCTCCCTGCCAAGCGGCGCCTCTTACGCTTGAGAAGTGCCTTGAAATAGCAGGAAAATACAATCCGCAGATAATCACGGCAAAGGAAAAGATCGGCATTGCTTCCGCCAAGATGGGCCAGGCGGGATCTGCGCTTTTACCTCAGATCACGGGGAACCTGTCTTCAGGAAAGAACTTCACCAAACCCATGACGGTCACCCTGCCTCCTTCCATGGGAGGCGGCACCTTTTCCACGACCCCCAACGAACCCTCGGATGTGATGTCCTACAGCGGAACCGTATCCCAGCTGCTGTTCTCCGGCGGGCAGATAATGCAGGCCGTCAGCGCAGCAAAAGTAGGCTATGACATCTCTCTGCAGGAATACAAAAAGACAAAGAACGATGTGGAATACAATGTTATTTCCTCTTATTTTGATGTTCTTAAGGCAAAAAAAACGGTTTCGATCGTAGAAGAAACGAAGAATTATCTTGCCAGGTATGTGCGGCAGACGGAGCTTTTTAACAGGTCCGGCCTGGCATCAAGCGCGGATGTTCTCAGAGCACGCGCAGAGCTTGCAAATTCTATGGTATCTAAGATCTCCGCACAAACCGGGCTTGAGGCGGCAAAACTTGTCCTGGCGGCCAATCTGGGGACGGACCAGGGCTCGGATTTTGATGTCGCAGAACTTGAGGGCCCGTATTATAGAGACAGGGAGCTTACCTCCAAAGAGATCCTGGACAGCGCTTTTAAGAACCGGCCGGAGTGGCTGTCCTTTAAGATGGGGCTTAAGGTAGCCAGCGATGCCATAATATATTCTTACGGAAGTTATCTTCCCGTTGTCATGTACCAGTATTCCGCCGGCATGAATTCCACAAAGTACAAGCAGGCAGGATTGAATTTTGACCTGGACAACTGGAGGTCCATGATAGTTGCCTCCTGGAGCCCGTTCGACGGTTTTAGGACGGCGAATGTGATAAGGGAAGCCTATGCCGCGCTCAATACCGCCAAGGCCCAGGAACAAACCCTCAAGGATGTCATCACTCTTGAGGTAAAAACCTCTCTGCTTACCCTGACGGGGAACAGGGAAAGGGTAAAAGCGGCCGAGATAGCAAGGGACCTGGCAAAAAAAGCCCTTCGGCTCTCGGAACTCGGCTACAAGGCCAATACAACATCCAACCTGTCCTATCTTGAGGCTCTCCTTGCCAATTTTAGGGCAGAAAACTCTTTGTGGAACAGCATTTACGACCTGGAAATCTCAAAAGCGCGGGTTAACAAGACCACGGGGGAAAGGTTCTTTTAGGATTCTCCGTTCTCAAGCAGCACTGCGGCGGCAAGCACTGTGGTCCAGCCGTCGCGCTGGCCGATGGCGCTCTGAGTGATATGGGTGGTCTTAACTATCTTATCCGACACCTTCCACTGCTCCTGCCTCTCGTCCCAGCTGGAATTCTCGTCAAAAGACACACCTAAAGTAGTGGCAAGCATCTGCGCTGCAATATCTTCGGCATAATCCCCGCATTCCTCATCAGTCAGGCCGTGCCCGTGATGTTCGCTTAGGTATCCGTATGAGGCGGTATCGGAAGGAAGGGAAAGCCCGACAGAAGCCGAAATAAGGCGGTGAGGTTCATCAGTCTGGTTCCTGGACATGACGATAAAAGTGATCTGCCCCGGCTTGATCATCTTGAGCCCGTGCTCCTTTGAGATCAGTTTGCATCCCGGGGGGAAAATGCTTGAAACCTGCACATAGTTGACCGCCTGTATGCCCGCGTCGCGGAGCGCCATCTCAAAACTCGCGAGTTTTTCTTTGTGGCGTCCCACGCCCTTCGTCAAAAAAATCCTGTTAGGAAGTATTACAGACATAACAGGACTAATTATAGCCCCTTTGTGCGATTTGTCAAATATATTGAGCTGTATTAAGCCTGCCGGATGTTCTATAATTAAATTTCAGCACAGATAAAGATGCGTGAAATTTTTCTTTTCCGCATTTGATAACTATTTACGGGACGGATGTATCACAGGGAGGGCGCCATGGGGCCTATGCTCGGCCAGAGTCTTGGACAGGATCTGCAGCTTTCGATATCGATGATGCTGAGCCCGCGCATGATGCAGATGCTCAAGGTCCTCAACTCTTCTTACACGCAGCTCATCGAAAACATCCGCACGGAAGCCGAAGAAAACCCTCTCATTGAGGTGGAAAAGAACGACCGGCTTCTGGATTATCTCAGATATTCTTCTAAATCTCCCTACCGCGACGCTTTTGAAAAAGGAGGGGCAGAAAAAAAGGACCTCGAGGAATACTTTTCCAGGTACAAGAACATGGACGAATACTTATTGTCCCAACTTTCTGTTGAGAACCTTACCGCAAAGCAGGAAGAGATCGCAAAAAGCCTGATCGCCTCTCTGGATGACAACGGCTATCTTTCGGACTACGAAAAAAAGAAAGAGCTCATTAAAGCGGACCTTGAAGCGGACGATAAAGAGATCGAGCAGGTCCTTGAAATTGTGCAGTCCCTTGAGCCCGAAGGGATAGCCGCCAGAGACCTTAAGGAATGCCTGTCCATCCAGGCAAGGCGCTACAGTTTTGAGGACGAACAGCTGGAAAAGGTGATCGTGGACGCTATAGAGGGACATCTTGAAGCCCTGGCAGGCAAGGATCACTCTTCCGTTTCAAAGGCGCTTGGGATCCCTGTCTCGGGAGTGCAAAGCATAGCGGAATTCATAAAGAACAATCTGACCCCGTATCCCGGCGCCTGCTTTGCAAGGACAAGCGCTCCGGCAGTGCCGTCCTTTTGCGTCAAGGCGGTAAAAGGCTCCCCAAAAATTGAGAACCTGGAAAAGACGCTGGGACCGCGCATCAGCATCAACCAAAAATATCTTAAAATGCTTGACGACCCTAAGACCGATGAAAAAACGGCCGAATTCATCAAGGCCAAACTTCAAAAAGCAAAAGAACTGCTGGAAAACCTTGAAAAAAGAGGCAACACGCTGGAAAAGGTAGTAGAAACCGTTGTGCAAAAACAATTCGGCTATCTGTGCGGAAAGGACAAGGCCCCTTGCCCCCTTTCCCAGAAAGAGCTGGCGTCATTATTGGGGCTGCATCCTTCTACCATCAGCCGCTCGGTGGCGGAAAAATTCATAGAGACCCCGAAAGGCGTGCTTAAGCTCAAGTCCCTTTTCCCAAAAGAAGTTGCGCCTCTTTTTACCGCAGAAAAGATAAAAGAAGTGATACGGAGCCTGATCAGTGAAGAAGAAAAAGAGTATCCCCTGACCGACATGCAGATAAGGAAAGCGCTGCTCGGCAAAGGGATAGAAATAGACAGGAGAACTGTGGCCGATTACAGGCTGGAGCTCGGTATTGGAAGCGCAAAACAAAGGGGGACTTGCAGTGAATAAGGCCGGGGTCCTGATAGTGGATGACGAGAACAGCCTAAGGAGCGCCATAAAAATGGGGCTTGACAAAAAGTACCGCGTCTTCGAAGCCTCAAGCGGCTCTCTGGCGCTTGAAAAAGTGCTTAAGGAAGAGATAGATGTGGTGCTGCTGGACATAAGGCTGCCGGACACGACCGGTATCGAACTGATAGAAAAGATCAGATCGCTCAATAAAGACGCGAACATAATAATGCTTACCGCTGACAACACCGTAAGGACAGCGGTAAAGACCATGAAACTGGGAGCCTACGACTATCTTACCAAGCCCTTTGACATGGAAGACCTTAATTTTGCCATCAGCAAGGCGCTCGAAAAAAAGCTGCTCGACGGCGCGCGAACAGACCTGTCGCCTCAGTCCTTCAGGGAAAGCAGGAAACTGCTGGGCAGCAGCAAACAGATGAGAGGTCTTCTTGAACTCATAGAACAGGTTGCAAAAAGCGATTCAACCGTCCTTATAAGCGGCCAAACCGGCACAGGCAAAGAGCTGGTGGCAAGAGCCGTTCATCAGAGCTCAAAAAGGGCAAAAATGCCTTTTGTCCCTGTAAACTGCGCGGGGATACCGGAAAATCTTCTCGAATCCGAGCTCTTCGGGCACGAACGGGGCGCTTTTACCGGAGCCCTGGAGAGGCACACCGGAAAATTCGAACTTGCTTCCGGAGGAACGCTTTTCCTGGACGAGGTCTCTAGCCTTCCGATGATGATGCAGGGCAAATTGCTGCGCTCGATACAGGAAAGATCGATCGAAAGGGTCGGAGGGGAAAAACAGATACAAGTGGACCTGCGCCTGATCGCCGCCACCAATTCGGACCTGAAAAAAGCGGTCGAAGCCGGGTCCTTCAGGGAGGACCTCTACTACCGGCTCAATGTGATACCGGTATCGGTCCCCCCTCTTAAAGAAAGAGAAGGGGATATTGAAGAGCTCTGTCTCCATTTCATAAAAAAATTCAACCGCGTTTTTAAAAAGAACTTAAAAGGACTGAGCCCCAAAGCGCTCCAGCTTCTCAAGTCGCACGACTGGCCCGGCAACATAAGGGAACTGGAAAACCTCATGGAAAGGCTTGTAGTACTGGGAAAAGGCCCCTTGATAGAAGAGCGGGACCTGCCGTTCGAGATCTCAAAGGACACTACTTCCATGTCGCTGGGCCAGATGGAGAACCTGTCTTTTAAGGAAGCCACGGCCAGATTTGAGAGCGAACTCATAGAAAAAGCCATACGGCAAAGCGGCGGCAAAAAAGCGCTTGCCGCGCAAAAACTCGGCATCCACCGCAACACCCTTTCCAAGCTTGAACAAAAACTGAAAAAGAAGTAGAATTTAAGCGCACACATAGCAGGGCTTCTTCTGCACACTATCAGGTGCAAAAAGCGCATTTATGGCCGATCGAGGTGCGGCGCAGGAATTGCTTATATAAAAGCAAGGAGGGCACAGATATGCAGGACATGAACCTCAACCGCGCGGGGCTTGAGCAGGATAAGGGCACGGACAGCACCTCGCTGCTTTTTGGCATCCAGGACCCCGACAAGCTTGAAGCTTTTGAGAAAAAACTTTCTTCCTGCATCTTTACCACGGACCTGCTCAAAGAGGCTGTGGAAAAAATGGTCTCTTCCGCGCTTGAGGCGGAGTTCGGCAGCGCGATAAGCAAGGGAAAACACTACAGGAACATGCTTGGAACTATTTCCTGCGGCATTCTTCAAGACCCGGAACTTCGCAGACAGGCCCTTATAGTAATAGACAGGTTCGCAAGATCACCGGAGCTGAATGCATGACACAGACAAAGCCTGCTGTTCTAGTTGTGGACGACGAATCCAGCATCAGGGAATCCTTTTCGCTGATACTATCTGACGACTATTCGGTCTTTCTTGCGGCAACCGGAGAGGCTGCCGTAAAAAAGGCCGCCGATCAGAACATCGACATCGTGTTCCTGGACATAAGAATGCCAGGAATGGACGGGATAGAAACCCTAAAAAGGCTAAAAGATATCAACTCCTCCATGGAAGTGGTCATGGTGACAGCCGTAAACGATGTGGCGCAGGCAAGCCAGGCGATGCTGCTGGGAGCAAATAATTATATAGTAAAGCCTTTTGATGTGGATCAGATAATAAGGATGACCAAAGGCCTGATCAAGAAAAGAAGGAACAAAGAGGAGTTTAGGCAGATCATGGCCCGATCCAAGAGCCTTGAAGTCAGCGGGCTTGTCGGGACAAGCTTACGGGCAAAAAAAGCTTCTCAGGTGGTCGAGTCCCTTGCCTTAAGCGACGGACCTGTTCTGATAGTCGGCAGCAGCGGTACAGAAAAAGAGCTCGCCGCCCGTCTTATACACGCAAAAAGCTCAAGAAAGACCTTCCCTTTTATCAAGTTCGATGTCCCGTCGGGCGCAGATGCTTCGCATCTCTACACCATTTTGTTCGGGTCTTCAAAGGGAGCCTTTGTTGATGCTCTCAGCAGCGGCAAGGGTCTTTTCGAAAAAGCCTCGGGAGGCACTCTTTTCATAAACAACCTGCAGAACTTGCCAAAAAGCGTTCAGGAAGACCTTCTTTCGACCATCAAGGGAAAAAAATCCCGCAAGCTGGGAGCAGCAGCGGTATCCGGCCACGACACAAGGATAATATTTGCCTGCAGCAGAGACCTTAAGGCCTTTATAGGCGAAGGTATCCTTATCCCGGGCCTTGATATCTTTGCCACTGAAGAAATAATATCGCTCGCAGACCTCAACGAAAGGCCCTCTGACATATCCGCTCTCTCGTCCCAGTTGATCGAGGAGTGCGCCGCTTTGTCCTGCCTGGACAATAAAGCTATTTCCGAAAACGCTATATCCTGTCTTCAGAATTACGGATGGCCAGGCAATTACATCCAGTTAAGGAACGTTCTCTGCGGCGCCCTGCTCAGGTCCGCCTCCGGAGAGCTCGCCACTCTGGACCTGCCTCTTTCGGTCCTGTGCCAGGGGACTTCTTTACACGGACAAAAGGATAAAGCATCTTTGTCTTTCGACTCACTGACGGAAAAGTTCGAGAAGGATTTCATTTTCAGGGTCCTTAAGAGGTCGGATTTTGATCTTGACAGCGCCTCGGACCTTCTGGGGATGACCAAAGCCTCGCTTTCTTCAAAGATCGAGACGCTGGAAATTAAGTAGTTTGCGCCTCGACGATAATTCTAAAACTACCGGTCTGATTGCTCTGATTATACCTAATGCCATACACGGCTGCAAGAAGCGAAATATTGGGCGGCTTGGTCGCAAGAAATAATGAACGGGCTTTGCTCCTCCCACACCCTCCGCAAAGCCCTATTGCGTTTGACGAGGATGAAAAGAATCTATCCCCGAAGGAGCCCAATCCATATATTCTTCGCCAAAATATTTGCTTGGAAATAGCTGAATAATATCTGTGCCACAAAGAATCCAAGTGGACAAAAACTCATTCGGACATTTTGCCCTAATTGCAACTATGTCCGGCCTTCCTTCGAAGTTTGCATACACGAGCAAATGCGGTATAGGTCTGTAGTTTTTTCTAATCTTTTTCTCTACCGCTTCAATAATCCAATCAGGCCCTTCCTGACTACATTTGGCAGGCCTATATTCTCTTAAGATTTCCGTTTTGTCTCTATACTCTTCACTTCGCTTTCGATTAGGCTTCATAACTTCAGTAAACTCATATTTTAATGTATCAGAACCAATTTTAATTTCAAAATCAGGAAATTCCTCGAGAATTCCAACTTTAGATCCCGGATGACTTCTTGATAACGCAGAACAGAATACGGAAGCGGCCCATGCTTCTCTCATTTTCTGATATTCGGTTTTTGGCGAACTAAAAAATACTTTTTCGGATGCGCTGTCAATTTTATTGTCAATACCGTTAAGCAGATCAATTGGTAAAAAGAATGTGTTTGTCTCAACATTCATCTTGCTTGTCTTGTCTGGGGGTTGGTCATACTTGCGCATCATTTTCTAATTTTGCAATCACTATTTTATTTATACATACAATATTAGAGATGAGTTGTATGTAAACATGAAGGGCCCTAATAAACTCGTTCTTCATAAGTTCGTATAACACTGGGATACTTTCCCATTCATCATGAATATCCTTTGTTCCTTCGGAACGATGAGCATACTTTCCGTAAAGAAAAACATTAAAAACATCTATAACCTTTAAACTGATACTGTTTACGGTAAGCATTGCAAAACTATTCTCAAATTCTTCTCTTTCTTTTAATATATTCACGTATTCATCTTTTTCAGATTTATCAACGTTCTTGGATTTATAAACATTTTGCAATTTATCTATTTTCAAAGAATCATTCTTCTGCAAAAACTTTCGAATGTCGTTAACAACTGCTTTTATCGACTCCTCATCAGGAGATCTCAGCTGCACAGATGTCCCTTTGTCTCTCTCCCAATTAATAGACACTCCCGTATTTTGAAGTTTTTTGATAAAGCTGTGAGCAAAGAGTTCTTCGGCATTCTTATTAAAATCATTTAGCTTTTTAAAAATGTCTTCTTTTTCCATTGTCCCTTTATTTTGTGACTTCTTAAAACCTAACAATCAATTTGTTTTACATTATGTATCGGTCAAGAATATACTATATCTACCTCTAACAGACACCTTCATTAACGCACGAAACAAATCCATTCTTGAAGGCCTTCTTTTTAGTGCCTGTATATATGGGGCGCCGCCCGCGCTAAGACATTGCTCATCTTGATATGAAGGGTGTCCTGCATCCTGCAACTTATAACAAATAAAACCAGGTAATTTTGTATTTAAAATATACATAGAAAATAATCCGGCCACGACTATTTTAAATGCAACCCACAACAGCAGCAAATAAAACAATGATAATCCCCATGGCTTGGGAATGAAAAGAAAAATAACACCAATGAACAGCTCCCTCGAAGTAATCATCTCTTTTCTTCCACCTTTACCTTTTGTCCTTACATTGTATAGAGTCATAATCAGAAAGAATTTCTTTGCACAACGACTGGATGTTGCAACAACATTCGCCAACCATATTTGTCACCATTAATTTATCCTGATTCTTAAACTCATAAGCTGGTATTCGAAACACAACAGATTTAACCTCCTCATCATCTGGTCGCGCACAATAAGCATGGCTCGATGCATTAGGATGCACTATTTCGGAAATATTATCATATTGCTCTCTCAGTTTCGTAAATGTCTTCGTTGCTCGATCAATACAAGTTAATATATTTGTTGCTTGATATTGACTATTGCTCTTTTTTGACCCTAAAAGGAGATGGGATGTTTCCTCGTTATATTTGATGAGTGAAGATGATTGTTTCAATTTTTCCATAGAATAATACATATATCCCAAAGTCTCAAATAAACCTCTTAGCATATTAAAGGCTGTTATAGGCCGGCTATTATCAATAGCCCAAATAGCTGATTCTGTGAGCTCATATGTTCGATTTAGCATTCCGATGAGCAATAATGTATGAAAATAACAATTGCTGTCTTTTTGCAAAATATTAAGGACAATATCTTTCATCCCATTCAGCAACAATTTAATTTCCTCTGTGTTTTTAAATTTGGGCTCCTCTGTCACTTGTTTTCCTCCACCACCCTTATCTCCTCCTCCGTCAGCCCATACAATTCATAAACCAGCCTATCTATCTGATTATCAATAATCTCCATTTTCTGCTGATAGTGCTTCTTGTCGTTTTCTGATTTGGCAGATTTACACTTTTTTTGCGTTTCGAGCATCTGGACAACTAAAGCATCCATTTTCTTCTCAAACCTGTCTGTTTTTAAAGAGGATGCTATTGGCAACTGTACAAGATATTGGTATATAAACCTCAAATATCCTCCGCGAAATACTGCAGATAAGTGCTTATAGAAGAAAGTCATCAATTTGGAATTTAATATTCCCAACAGCCTTTTATCATCAGACACAATAATATAAGCGGTATTAACACAATAGATTTCCCCTGTTGGATCGTAGGCAAAATTGCCCCTCAAAGAAATATCTGGCAATAAGAATTTCGGTTTTTTAAATTCATTATAATAGGCGCATTTACGAAGCTCCCACCAATAATCTCCTTTATCATACCTGGCTTTAGCCTGATTTTCATATTCTTTAAGGTGCCTTGACACGGATGGATA from Candidatus Margulisiibacteriota bacterium harbors:
- a CDS encoding efflux RND transporter permease subunit; this translates as MIKNFVTKPLFTLSIFVIVAILGLFSYSRLPLDLLPDISIPTLTVITPYPGAGPADIETTVSKVIEDAVATVPNIDKITSDSIENLSTVTISFKWGSDLDSASADVRDKMDLARSKLPRDVQPSTIFKFDLSQIPVLVMGISAEESYTSLYEIADKKISPALKKIQGVGTVNILGGLKRQINVEVDRARLEAYKLSMPQVNAALAGANLSIPAGNIKTEQIQYGIRLPNEFTKVSQIEKIVAGSYNGRDIYLSDIAAVSDSFAEPESSTEVNGRPGIMLQIQKQSGANTVQVVEACKKEFENLKNELPEDVEIVYIRDNAESIVQQLSELGMTLVWAFLFVMLTVLLFLRNTRGSLIISASIPFSLIAAVIYMFVVGNTINIISLASIIISIGVVVDDAIVVLENIYRHRDKKREAPKEASIYGTGEVAGAVLAATTTNLVIFLPLLLVSGFIGIFFRQLAMISIVIISMSYVTAVSLTPMLCSRLLEVKKDKKSSGGFFEDLFNKSEKTFLAIEDNYKRLLGWALNKKGKIIAACAAIFFLSLPLFYFTGVEFFPDEDDGFFSATVSLPPGVKLEQTYKAMKKIEDRIKKEMPEMQYVLVSAGSSQSMAFGTKSGPNYGRVFVKVIPLNKRKRNEKQLQRQVVDIGLSIPGVKSVDFDSTGANSLSGSTKPITVELYGSDFEALDPFAETLLEKVSLIPGVVDPSVSREKSNPEYSVVVDRDKASDLGLSVAEIGSYARSYLYGTIATKYREGSDEYDIFSRFREKDRKFLSDIKNVPITTRLGKKVTLGNLAKIELKSGPQVIQRKNQQRIVKVGADNFGRSLGDITGDINRLLQRLPAPQGISVKIAGSSQDISDSFKSLFTALLLGICLIYLVMVAQFESFLKPFFIMFSIPFAIIGVVWALFLTGNPFGVMPFIGLILVTGISVKNTIVLVDYINILQERGKEIKEAVLEAGRTRLRPILMTSLTTALGLMPIIFGTGEGSGFWKTMAISVVGGLSVSLVISLIFVPTLYYMSEKGRAERSLCGKEER
- a CDS encoding PG0541 family transporter-associated protein, whose amino-acid sequence is MKALLIIFAPAIECEVMGCLEKAQVKKYTRLPYLQGVGGHSEPRLDTQVWPGSNSALLVVSENASCDKLANLLKPLKQQELEEGLKVFAFPVEEII
- a CDS encoding TolC family protein, yielding MKKLCSILALVLFLAPCQAAPLTLEKCLEIAGKYNPQIITAKEKIGIASAKMGQAGSALLPQITGNLSSGKNFTKPMTVTLPPSMGGGTFSTTPNEPSDVMSYSGTVSQLLFSGGQIMQAVSAAKVGYDISLQEYKKTKNDVEYNVISSYFDVLKAKKTVSIVEETKNYLARYVRQTELFNRSGLASSADVLRARAELANSMVSKISAQTGLEAAKLVLAANLGTDQGSDFDVAELEGPYYRDRELTSKEILDSAFKNRPEWLSFKMGLKVASDAIIYSYGSYLPVVMYQYSAGMNSTKYKQAGLNFDLDNWRSMIVASWSPFDGFRTANVIREAYAALNTAKAQEQTLKDVITLEVKTSLLTLTGNRERVKAAEIARDLAKKALRLSELGYKANTTSNLSYLEALLANFRAENSLWNSIYDLEISKARVNKTTGERFF
- a CDS encoding arginine decarboxylase, pyruvoyl-dependent, which produces MSVILPNRIFLTKGVGRHKEKLASFEMALRDAGIQAVNYVQVSSIFPPGCKLISKEHGLKMIKPGQITFIVMSRNQTDEPHRLISASVGLSLPSDTASYGYLSEHHGHGLTDEECGDYAEDIAAQMLATTLGVSFDENSSWDERQEQWKVSDKIVKTTHITQSAIGQRDGWTTVLAAAVLLENGES
- the rpoN gene encoding RNA polymerase factor sigma-54, with product MGPMLGQSLGQDLQLSISMMLSPRMMQMLKVLNSSYTQLIENIRTEAEENPLIEVEKNDRLLDYLRYSSKSPYRDAFEKGGAEKKDLEEYFSRYKNMDEYLLSQLSVENLTAKQEEIAKSLIASLDDNGYLSDYEKKKELIKADLEADDKEIEQVLEIVQSLEPEGIAARDLKECLSIQARRYSFEDEQLEKVIVDAIEGHLEALAGKDHSSVSKALGIPVSGVQSIAEFIKNNLTPYPGACFARTSAPAVPSFCVKAVKGSPKIENLEKTLGPRISINQKYLKMLDDPKTDEKTAEFIKAKLQKAKELLENLEKRGNTLEKVVETVVQKQFGYLCGKDKAPCPLSQKELASLLGLHPSTISRSVAEKFIETPKGVLKLKSLFPKEVAPLFTAEKIKEVIRSLISEEEKEYPLTDMQIRKALLGKGIEIDRRTVADYRLELGIGSAKQRGTCSE
- a CDS encoding sigma-54 dependent transcriptional regulator, with the protein product MNKAGVLIVDDENSLRSAIKMGLDKKYRVFEASSGSLALEKVLKEEIDVVLLDIRLPDTTGIELIEKIRSLNKDANIIMLTADNTVRTAVKTMKLGAYDYLTKPFDMEDLNFAISKALEKKLLDGARTDLSPQSFRESRKLLGSSKQMRGLLELIEQVAKSDSTVLISGQTGTGKELVARAVHQSSKRAKMPFVPVNCAGIPENLLESELFGHERGAFTGALERHTGKFELASGGTLFLDEVSSLPMMMQGKLLRSIQERSIERVGGEKQIQVDLRLIAATNSDLKKAVEAGSFREDLYYRLNVIPVSVPPLKEREGDIEELCLHFIKKFNRVFKKNLKGLSPKALQLLKSHDWPGNIRELENLMERLVVLGKGPLIEERDLPFEISKDTTSMSLGQMENLSFKEATARFESELIEKAIRQSGGKKALAAQKLGIHRNTLSKLEQKLKKK